One Tautonia rosea genomic window carries:
- a CDS encoding tetratricopeptide repeat protein produces MSPANHLSRLCLTLLEEGRSDEADSLVSATLHSNPNLGVLWQLRGLLRRQRGELIAARGDLETASALIPLNPAARCALADCYVAAEKPDLAGLLYLGLAEDPRCPTDLLAPVAAGLGTVGAFAAALATCRELARREPERHQAHFGIAFYLRKLGHPVEDVLEPIHRAFELAPGSTLYRVTLSALLDHLGRRAEACSLMRDVDPASIECSCCLRRVATLFRQAGDQGRAEQWTEAG; encoded by the coding sequence ATGTCTCCTGCCAATCACCTGTCTCGACTTTGCCTGACCTTGCTCGAGGAAGGCCGATCCGACGAGGCCGATTCCCTAGTCTCCGCCACGCTTCACTCGAACCCGAACCTTGGCGTCCTCTGGCAGCTCCGAGGGCTCTTGCGACGCCAGCGAGGCGAGCTGATCGCCGCCAGGGGCGACCTGGAGACGGCATCGGCCCTGATCCCGCTCAATCCCGCGGCCCGCTGCGCCCTGGCCGACTGCTACGTCGCGGCCGAAAAGCCCGACCTCGCCGGCCTGCTCTATCTCGGTCTGGCCGAGGACCCCCGCTGCCCGACCGATCTGCTCGCCCCAGTGGCCGCCGGGCTCGGAACCGTGGGAGCGTTCGCCGCCGCCCTCGCCACCTGCCGAGAACTGGCCCGCCGCGAACCGGAACGCCATCAGGCCCACTTCGGCATCGCCTTTTACCTCCGAAAACTCGGTCATCCCGTCGAGGACGTGCTGGAACCCATCCACCGCGCCTTCGAGCTCGCCCCCGGCTCGACGCTCTACCGGGTCACGCTCTCGGCTCTGCTCGACCATCTCGGCCGCCGCGCCGAAGCCTGCTCGCTGATGCGAGACGTCGACCCGGCCTCGATCGAATGCTCCTGCTGCCTCCGACGCGTCGCTACCCTCTTCCGCCAAGCCGGCGACCAGGGCCGGGCCGAGCAATGGACCGAGGCCGGCTGA
- a CDS encoding DUF1559 family PulG-like putative transporter yields MLPTTSRRAFTLIELLVVIAIIGVLIALLLPAVQSAREAARRAQCLNNLKQIGLALHNYESSQEVLPAAIHGGIGRVYMNFTGFHSLLPYVEQQTLFNVFNFDQSSFSPRFGHFYGWSTAAQTTGMATQVGLFLCPTNRTGGGQVGMSFRGWMINRGAVTDYVFSGGADNYVAPPFLNRNRRGVSGIDVFSQISEIRDGLSQTIAFGEASGGNEANPFVAEGFAQDRVCVPLDLYSQANHYDNFMFMAYGRRRSWGSEHVVGGIIGTTTDRLGFFYPLNDCGYSTNSDHWGAAIPSSGQTLPNFRSLHPGGANFLFADGSVRFLKNTIAPEPYMALSTVAGGEVVSADQN; encoded by the coding sequence ATGCTTCCGACCACCTCCCGCCGAGCCTTCACCCTGATTGAACTGTTGGTGGTGATCGCCATCATCGGTGTGCTCATCGCCTTGCTATTGCCCGCCGTCCAGAGCGCCCGAGAGGCCGCCCGGCGAGCCCAATGCCTGAACAACCTGAAGCAGATCGGCCTGGCGCTGCACAACTACGAGTCATCGCAGGAGGTCTTGCCGGCCGCCATCCACGGCGGCATCGGCCGGGTCTACATGAATTTCACCGGGTTCCATTCGCTGCTGCCCTATGTCGAGCAGCAAACGCTCTTCAACGTCTTCAACTTCGACCAGTCGAGCTTCTCTCCGAGGTTCGGTCACTTCTACGGCTGGTCGACGGCGGCCCAGACGACCGGAATGGCCACCCAGGTCGGTCTGTTCCTTTGCCCGACGAACCGAACCGGAGGCGGCCAGGTCGGCATGTCCTTCCGCGGCTGGATGATCAACCGAGGGGCCGTGACCGACTACGTCTTCAGCGGAGGGGCCGACAACTACGTTGCCCCTCCCTTCCTGAACCGCAATCGTCGCGGGGTCTCCGGCATCGACGTCTTCAGCCAGATCTCCGAAATCCGTGACGGTCTCAGCCAGACGATCGCCTTCGGCGAGGCGTCCGGAGGCAATGAGGCCAACCCGTTCGTCGCCGAGGGCTTCGCCCAGGACCGGGTCTGCGTTCCTCTGGATCTCTATAGCCAGGCGAACCATTACGACAACTTCATGTTCATGGCTTACGGACGTCGGCGTTCCTGGGGCTCGGAGCATGTCGTCGGCGGCATCATCGGTACGACGACCGACCGGCTGGGTTTCTTCTATCCACTGAACGACTGCGGCTATTCCACGAACTCCGACCACTGGGGAGCGGCCATACCCTCCTCGGGCCAGACCCTGCCGAACTTCCGGAGCCTCCATCCGGGCGGCGCCAACTTCCTCTTCGCCGATGGCAGCGTCCGCTTCCTGAAGAACACGATCGCGCCGGAGCCCTACATGGCGCTCTCGACGGTTGCCGGGGGCGAGGTCGTCTCGGCCGACCAAAACTGA
- the glnA gene encoding type I glutamate--ammonia ligase has protein sequence MTPADVQKMAKDAGIQIVDLRFIDLPGIWQHFSIPVRNLTDDLFEDGLGFDGSSIRGYQQIQESDMLLRPDPSTAKLDPFMAAPTLSLICNVYDPVTLEPYNRDPRYIARKAEEYLKTTGIADVSYWGPEAEFFVFDDVRYEQSSSTGFYKIDSKEAIWNSGKDEGPNLGYKLRHKEGYFPVPPADTLQNVRSEMILVMEELGIPIDLHHHEVGTAGQCEIGMRFDTLREMADKVLYYKYVIKNVARKHGKTATFMPKPMFGDNGSGMHTHQSLWKDGTNLFFDETKYAGLSDTARYYIGGLLKHADSLLALTNPTTNSYRRLVPGYEAPVNLVYSQRNRSAAIRIPLYSKSAKGKRIEFRCPDPSCNPYLAFPALLMAGLDGIQNKIDPGEPMDRDLYDLEPEEAVKIKSTPHSLADALNSLEKDHDFLLKGDVFTPDVIETWISYKRERELQQVNLRPVPYEFYLYYDI, from the coding sequence ATGACCCCCGCCGACGTTCAGAAGATGGCCAAGGACGCCGGTATCCAGATTGTGGACCTGCGGTTCATCGACCTGCCCGGCATCTGGCAGCACTTCTCGATCCCGGTGCGCAACCTCACCGACGACCTGTTCGAGGACGGCCTGGGATTCGACGGTTCGAGCATCCGTGGCTACCAGCAGATTCAGGAAAGCGACATGCTGCTGCGGCCGGATCCGAGCACCGCGAAGCTCGATCCGTTCATGGCCGCGCCGACCTTGAGCCTGATCTGCAACGTGTACGACCCGGTAACGCTTGAGCCGTACAACCGCGACCCGCGTTACATCGCCCGCAAGGCCGAGGAGTACCTGAAGACGACCGGCATTGCCGACGTCAGCTACTGGGGTCCCGAGGCCGAGTTCTTTGTTTTTGACGACGTGCGCTACGAGCAATCGTCCAGCACCGGGTTCTACAAGATCGACTCGAAGGAAGCGATCTGGAACTCAGGCAAGGACGAAGGGCCGAACCTCGGCTACAAGCTGCGGCACAAGGAAGGGTACTTCCCCGTACCGCCGGCCGATACGTTGCAGAACGTGCGCTCCGAGATGATTCTGGTGATGGAGGAGCTGGGCATTCCGATCGACTTGCACCACCACGAGGTCGGCACCGCCGGCCAGTGCGAGATCGGCATGCGGTTCGACACCTTGCGGGAGATGGCCGACAAGGTCCTCTACTACAAGTACGTCATCAAGAATGTGGCTCGGAAGCACGGCAAGACCGCGACGTTCATGCCCAAGCCGATGTTTGGCGACAACGGCTCGGGAATGCACACGCACCAGAGCCTTTGGAAGGACGGCACGAACCTCTTCTTCGACGAGACGAAGTACGCCGGCCTTTCGGACACGGCCCGCTACTACATTGGCGGCCTGTTGAAGCACGCCGACAGCTTGCTGGCCCTGACGAACCCGACGACCAACTCGTACCGCCGGCTCGTCCCGGGTTACGAGGCCCCGGTCAACCTGGTGTATAGCCAGCGGAACCGCTCGGCCGCGATCCGGATTCCGCTCTACAGCAAGAGCGCCAAGGGCAAGCGGATCGAGTTCCGCTGCCCCGACCCGTCGTGCAACCCGTACCTCGCCTTCCCGGCGTTGTTGATGGCCGGGCTCGACGGCATCCAGAACAAGATCGATCCGGGCGAGCCGATGGACCGCGACCTTTACGACCTCGAACCCGAAGAGGCCGTGAAGATCAAGAGCACCCCGCACTCTCTGGCAGACGCACTCAACAGCCTGGAGAAGGATCACGACTTCCTGCTCAAGGGAGACGTGTTCACCCCCGACGTGATCGAGACCTGGATCAGCTACAAGCGCGAGCGGGAACTCCAACAGGTCAACCTTCGACCCGTTCCTTACGAGTTCTACCTCTACTACGACATTTGA